A genomic window from Streptomyces brevispora includes:
- a CDS encoding ABC transporter ATP-binding protein → MTTTRQQDAVTSRLTVRGLTLAYEDRTVVHELDLAVPDGRVTVIVGPNACGKSTTLRALGRLLKPRGGAVLLDGTELSRIPTKKIAQSIGLLPQTPVAPEAITVSDLVARGRQPHQHWWQQWSQEDERAVTDAMERTDITALGTRSVDELSGGQRQRVWIAMALAQETDLLLLDEPTTYLDIAHQVEVLDLVRRLAAPAADGTRGRTVVTVLHDLNQAARYADHLVAMKAGRIVAEGRPEDVVTAELVREVFGLEAVIVPDPVTGSPLVVPGAPWKPAQAS, encoded by the coding sequence ATGACCACGACCCGGCAGCAGGACGCCGTGACCAGCCGGCTGACGGTGCGCGGGCTGACGCTCGCGTACGAGGACCGCACCGTCGTCCACGAGCTGGACCTGGCCGTCCCCGACGGCCGGGTGACGGTCATCGTCGGGCCGAACGCCTGCGGCAAGTCGACGACCCTGCGGGCGCTGGGCCGCCTCCTCAAGCCGCGCGGCGGGGCGGTGCTGCTGGACGGCACCGAGCTGTCGAGGATCCCCACGAAGAAGATCGCCCAGTCGATCGGGCTGCTCCCGCAGACCCCGGTGGCCCCCGAGGCGATCACCGTCTCCGACCTGGTGGCCCGCGGCCGCCAGCCCCACCAGCACTGGTGGCAGCAGTGGTCCCAGGAGGACGAGCGGGCGGTGACGGACGCCATGGAGCGCACCGACATCACCGCGCTCGGCACCCGGTCGGTGGACGAGCTCTCCGGCGGGCAGCGCCAGCGGGTGTGGATCGCGATGGCGCTCGCCCAGGAGACCGATCTGCTGCTGCTCGACGAGCCGACCACCTACCTCGACATCGCCCACCAGGTGGAGGTCCTCGACCTGGTGCGCCGGCTCGCCGCCCCGGCGGCCGACGGCACCCGCGGCCGGACCGTGGTGACGGTGCTCCACGACCTCAACCAGGCCGCCCGGTACGCCGACCACCTGGTCGCCATGAAGGCGGGCCGGATCGTCGCCGAGGGCCGCCCCGAGGACGTCGTCACCGCCGAACTCGTCCGTGAGGTCTTCGGTCTGGAGGCGGTGATCGTCCCCGACCCGGTGACGGGTTCGCCGCTCGTCGTGCCGGGGGCTCCCTGGAAGCCCGCGCAGGCGTCCTGA
- a CDS encoding FecCD family ABC transporter permease yields MSATTAAVRPAGYSVVRIGARGRFLLHRRAAVVAAALVALLAAVCVAYLCVGESFVAPGEVLKVVLGRPSADELVVGTLRLPRMVVGLLVGLAFGIAGALIQTVARNPLASPDIIGISQGASALTVGAMTFGITSYTVLPYLSVIGGVAAAALVYAFAWRGGLHATRFVLIGIGFAIALRSVTTLFLTKGDYLVAQQAQIWMTGSLNGRGYDEAAPIGWTLLILLPAVLWAARAQRTVTMDDDTATALGVRLGRVRLGLVALGVILASVATGTAGPVDFVALLAPQIARRMTRTAQIPLLCSALLGAVIVVFADLLARRLFSPTELPVGVLTAAVGAPYLIWLIIRGHSGRRGGNA; encoded by the coding sequence GTGAGCGCCACCACGGCCGCCGTGCGGCCCGCCGGGTACAGCGTCGTACGGATCGGGGCGCGCGGCCGGTTCCTGCTGCACCGCCGGGCCGCGGTCGTCGCCGCCGCGCTCGTCGCGCTGCTGGCCGCCGTCTGTGTCGCGTACCTCTGCGTCGGCGAGAGCTTCGTCGCGCCGGGCGAGGTCCTGAAGGTGGTCCTGGGCCGGCCGTCCGCCGACGAACTCGTCGTCGGCACGCTGCGGCTGCCGCGCATGGTCGTCGGGCTGCTCGTCGGCCTCGCGTTCGGGATCGCCGGCGCGCTGATCCAGACCGTGGCCCGCAACCCCCTCGCCAGCCCCGACATCATCGGCATCAGCCAGGGCGCGAGCGCGCTCACGGTCGGCGCGATGACGTTCGGCATCACCTCGTACACCGTGCTGCCGTACCTGTCGGTGATCGGCGGGGTCGCGGCCGCGGCGCTCGTCTACGCCTTCGCCTGGCGCGGCGGGCTGCACGCCACCCGCTTCGTCCTGATCGGCATCGGCTTCGCCATCGCGCTGCGCTCGGTCACCACCCTGTTCCTGACCAAGGGCGACTACCTCGTCGCCCAGCAGGCGCAGATCTGGATGACCGGCTCGCTCAACGGCCGCGGCTACGACGAGGCCGCACCCATCGGCTGGACGCTGCTGATCCTGCTGCCCGCCGTCCTGTGGGCCGCCCGCGCCCAGCGCACCGTGACCATGGACGACGACACGGCGACCGCGCTCGGGGTCCGGCTGGGCCGGGTACGGCTGGGGCTCGTCGCGCTCGGCGTGATCCTGGCGTCGGTGGCGACGGGGACGGCCGGGCCGGTCGACTTCGTGGCCCTGCTCGCCCCGCAGATCGCCCGCCGGATGACCCGGACCGCGCAGATCCCGCTGCTGTGTTCGGCACTGCTCGGCGCGGTGATCGTCGTCTTCGCGGACCTGCTGGCCCGCAGGCTCTTCTCCCCCACCGAACTCCCGGTGGGCGTCCTGACGGCGGCGGTCGGCGCCCCGTACCTGATCTGGCTGATCATCCGCGGTCACAGTGGCCGCAGGGGAGGCAACGCATGA
- a CDS encoding FecCD family ABC transporter permease → MSAAAPRRSRRALMTAAAVLALLFAVLLSLAVGARPIAPSAVLDALLHGGHSDAAEVIRNMRVPRTLIGLMVGAALALAGTVLQGITRNPIADPGILGISQGASVGVVLAIAYAGVHTLTGYVWFAFAGAAVASVAVYAIASSGRGGATPVKLALGGAAINALLVSVTMAVLTTKASALDEFRFWQVGSIAGREAQVAQQIWPFLLVGTVLVLSVARGLDALALGEDMAKGLGQKIATVRIVGGIGATVLTGVGVAAAGPIAFIGLAVPHIARAIVGSDHRWVLPMAALIGPVMLLVSDVVGRIVFPPSEIPAGVMTALIGVPFLVALVRRKAVPA, encoded by the coding sequence ATGTCAGCCGCCGCACCACGCCGCTCCAGACGCGCTCTCATGACGGCGGCGGCCGTCCTGGCGCTGCTGTTCGCCGTACTGCTCAGCCTCGCCGTCGGGGCGCGCCCCATCGCCCCGTCCGCCGTCCTGGACGCCCTGCTGCACGGCGGGCACTCCGACGCCGCCGAGGTCATCCGGAACATGCGGGTGCCCCGCACCCTGATCGGGCTGATGGTCGGCGCCGCCCTCGCCCTCGCCGGCACGGTGCTCCAGGGCATCACCCGTAACCCCATCGCCGACCCCGGCATCCTCGGCATCAGCCAGGGCGCCTCGGTCGGTGTGGTGCTGGCCATCGCGTACGCGGGTGTCCACACGCTCACCGGGTACGTCTGGTTCGCCTTCGCGGGTGCGGCCGTCGCCTCCGTCGCGGTGTACGCCATCGCCTCCAGCGGGCGCGGCGGCGCCACCCCGGTGAAGCTCGCGCTCGGCGGCGCCGCGATCAACGCGCTGCTGGTGTCGGTGACCATGGCCGTGCTGACGACGAAGGCGTCCGCGCTGGACGAGTTCCGGTTCTGGCAGGTCGGCTCGATCGCCGGCCGCGAGGCCCAGGTGGCTCAGCAGATCTGGCCGTTCCTGCTGGTGGGGACGGTCCTCGTACTCTCCGTGGCCCGCGGGCTCGATGCGCTGGCGCTCGGCGAGGACATGGCGAAGGGGCTCGGGCAGAAGATCGCGACGGTACGGATCGTCGGCGGCATCGGTGCCACCGTGCTCACCGGCGTCGGCGTCGCGGCGGCCGGGCCGATCGCGTTCATCGGCCTCGCCGTTCCACACATCGCCCGCGCAATCGTCGGCAGCGACCACCGCTGGGTGCTGCCGATGGCCGCTCTGATCGGACCCGTGATGCTGCTCGTATCCGATGTGGTCGGCCGGATCGTCTTCCCGCCCAGCGAGATCCCGGCCGGTGTGATGACGGCACTGATCGGGGTGCCGTTCCTGGTCGCGCTGGTGCGCCGGAAGGCGGTGCCCGCGTGA